The proteins below come from a single Gordonia pseudamarae genomic window:
- a CDS encoding PH domain-containing protein yields MTRPDGGAPRVDGPDTWHRLSPGMMVVRPIELAPQLLPGLVGIVFAAQAAPVIALVVAIVLAPLVTVVPWLATTYQATDEHVRVRSGVVNRKVATARRDRIRSVETTASLVHRLLALEKVTIGTGGDKASSNVVLTAVDKRYASALRDHLMPTGVPSDPADTEAGALPGSAHPPVILARYESRWLRFAPFSLLGIAAAAAVFGFGAQLADELGLFDHAAEFGTGLWDQIDDIPLAVVIVVGIIVTIAVGALLSVTAYVLSYWDFTLSRHDDGTLRVRRGLFTTTSTTLDENRVRGVHLHEPLLMRPLRGARLHAIATGAQKHPLLLPPAPADVVGHVGRAVSGAGGDLSAPLVAHPRAARRRRITRAVVGALVLSTALIVAWTPGPLPLAVAIAGVVALLCAGAAVGELRYRNLGHRFTDRALVIAPPTTARHRNLLYPDGIIGWSVRATWFQRRQGLVTLVAAGAAGTEAYGIIDVDGADASALAARISPGLVEPFLRRPRTPNPRTPDPGTRDRET; encoded by the coding sequence GTGACGCGACCTGACGGCGGTGCACCCCGGGTCGACGGGCCCGACACCTGGCATCGCCTGTCCCCCGGCATGATGGTGGTGCGGCCGATCGAACTGGCCCCGCAACTGCTGCCCGGTCTGGTCGGCATCGTCTTCGCCGCCCAGGCCGCACCCGTCATCGCGCTCGTCGTCGCCATCGTGCTCGCCCCGCTGGTGACGGTGGTGCCATGGCTGGCCACCACATATCAGGCCACCGACGAACACGTCCGGGTCCGCAGCGGGGTGGTCAACCGCAAGGTGGCCACGGCGCGGCGCGACCGTATCCGCAGCGTCGAAACCACCGCCTCTCTCGTGCATCGGCTGCTCGCGCTGGAGAAGGTGACCATCGGCACCGGCGGCGACAAGGCGTCGTCGAACGTGGTGCTCACCGCCGTCGACAAGCGGTACGCGAGCGCGCTGCGCGACCATCTGATGCCCACCGGCGTACCTTCCGATCCCGCCGATACCGAGGCCGGCGCTCTCCCCGGTTCCGCGCACCCACCTGTCATCCTTGCCCGCTACGAGTCGCGCTGGCTTCGCTTCGCTCCGTTCTCGCTGCTCGGTATTGCAGCCGCGGCAGCGGTTTTCGGTTTCGGCGCGCAGCTGGCCGACGAACTCGGGCTGTTCGATCACGCCGCCGAGTTCGGCACCGGCCTGTGGGATCAGATCGACGACATCCCGCTCGCAGTCGTCATCGTCGTCGGCATCATCGTGACCATCGCCGTCGGAGCGTTGCTGTCGGTGACCGCATACGTGCTCAGTTACTGGGATTTCACCCTGTCCCGCCACGACGACGGCACGCTTCGGGTGCGTCGCGGACTGTTCACCACCACGTCGACGACGCTCGACGAGAACCGGGTGCGCGGTGTGCATCTGCACGAGCCGTTGCTGATGCGGCCGCTGCGCGGGGCCCGGCTGCACGCCATCGCCACCGGCGCGCAGAAGCATCCGCTGCTGCTGCCACCGGCCCCCGCCGACGTGGTCGGGCATGTCGGCCGGGCGGTGTCAGGGGCGGGCGGCGACCTGTCGGCACCGCTCGTCGCGCACCCGCGGGCCGCCCGGCGGCGCCGGATCACCCGCGCCGTCGTCGGTGCGCTCGTCCTGTCCACCGCGTTGATCGTCGCGTGGACACCGGGGCCGCTGCCGCTCGCGGTGGCCATCGCCGGGGTCGTAGCGCTGTTGTGCGCCGGTGCGGCGGTCGGTGAACTGCGCTACCGCAATCTCGGGCACCGCTTCACCGACCGTGCCCTGGTGATCGCGCCGCCGACGACGGCGCGCCACCGCAATCTGCTGTACCCGGACGGCATCATCGGCTGGTCGGTTCGCGCCACCTGGTTCCAGCGTCGTCAGGGGTTGGTCACCCTGGTGGCCGCCGGCGCCGCGGGCACCGAGGCGTACGGCATCATCGACGTCGACGGTGCCGACGCGAGCGCACTTGCGGCGCGGATCTCACCCGGACTCGTCGAACCGTTCCTCCGCCGTCCCCGTACCCCAAACCCCCGCACCCCGGACCCCGGCACCCGGGATCGGGAAACCTAG
- a CDS encoding TetR/AcrR family transcriptional regulator, with product MSDSFDLDWAGLRRIPQQARSRERLLQVLAAADRILVSEGPAMLTTTRVAAEAGVSVASLYQYLPDRDAIIETLAETYLHRLETRMRLLLELSGRRTWSDPVGILFDTFVDAYRVEDGFRALWFSRSLTEATQAVDREHKLRMTRMLRSILTAQGIADSPRLEVVTRAAHLVADTMLQEAFRSDPDGDAALIDEAKTILRGYLREYLATAEF from the coding sequence ATGTCGGACTCTTTCGACCTCGATTGGGCGGGGCTGCGCCGTATCCCGCAGCAGGCCCGTAGCCGCGAGCGGCTGTTGCAGGTGTTGGCCGCGGCCGATCGCATCTTGGTCTCCGAAGGACCGGCGATGCTGACCACCACCCGCGTCGCCGCGGAGGCCGGGGTGTCGGTGGCCTCGCTCTACCAATATCTACCCGACCGGGACGCGATCATCGAAACCCTCGCCGAGACGTACCTGCATCGGTTGGAGACCCGGATGCGACTGCTGCTCGAGCTGTCGGGTCGGCGCACCTGGTCCGATCCCGTAGGGATCCTGTTCGATACCTTCGTCGACGCGTACCGGGTCGAGGACGGTTTCCGTGCCCTGTGGTTCAGCAGGTCGTTGACCGAGGCGACGCAGGCGGTCGACCGGGAGCACAAACTGCGGATGACGCGGATGCTGCGGAGCATCCTGACCGCACAGGGCATCGCGGATTCGCCGCGCCTGGAGGTGGTCACCCGGGCCGCGCATCTGGTGGCCGACACCATGCTGCAGGAGGCCTTTCGTTCCGACCCCGACGGCGATGCCGCGCTGATCGACGAGGCCAAGACCATCCTGCGCGGCTACCTGCGCGAGTACCTCGCCACCGCCGAGTTCTAG
- a CDS encoding PH domain-containing protein has translation MEPTPTSPSAVNLSLREPVHRVDPRAKRLWRIVPLICGVPVAIGALIAVAFSGSYRWIPLLVLAATLPLLVLYVAVVPAWRYHFHRWEVSDDAVYTQSGWFTRHAVIIPIARIQVVDTEAGPLEQLLKLATLTVTTASSAGTVKIVGLDAAVAARTAADLTIATQEHTGDAT, from the coding sequence ATGGAACCCACACCGACGTCCCCATCCGCCGTTAACCTGAGCCTGCGTGAGCCGGTCCACCGCGTCGATCCGCGAGCCAAGCGACTGTGGCGGATCGTGCCGCTGATCTGCGGTGTTCCGGTCGCGATCGGGGCGCTGATCGCCGTGGCGTTCAGCGGATCGTATCGGTGGATCCCCCTGTTGGTGCTGGCGGCGACACTGCCTCTGCTCGTTCTCTACGTCGCGGTGGTACCGGCGTGGCGGTACCACTTCCACCGGTGGGAGGTGTCCGACGATGCGGTGTACACCCAGTCGGGCTGGTTCACCCGGCACGCGGTGATCATCCCGATCGCCCGCATCCAGGTGGTCGACACCGAGGCCGGGCCGCTCGAACAACTGCTCAAGCTGGCCACCCTCACCGTCACGACCGCATCGTCGGCGGGCACCGTCAAAATCGTCGGGCTCGACGCGGCCGTCGCCGCTCGGACCGCCGCCGACCTGACCATCGCCACCCAGGAGCACACCGGTGACGCGACCTGA